A single genomic interval of Electrophorus electricus isolate fEleEle1 chromosome 4, fEleEle1.pri, whole genome shotgun sequence harbors:
- the tspan4a gene encoding tetraspanin-4a isoform X2, translating into MAEGCMRALRYAMVFFNLLFWLGGCGILGVGVWLSVTQGNFATLSSSLPSLSAANVLIAVGTIIMVIGCLGCVGAVKESRPLLLSFFILLLVIFLLEILSIILCFAYQNQIDQYAQSDLKKGLQLFGTEGNIGLTNAWSIVQTDFRCCGVTNHTDWFEVYNATRVPDSCCLEYSDNCGLENPGTWWTAPCYERVKGWLQENLVALWIFALCTALTQILGLVFSMTLFCQAVKVETFYA; encoded by the exons TTGGGGGGATGTGGAATACTAggagtgggggtgtggctgTCGGTTACCCAGGGAAACTTCGCCACTCTCTCATCCTCCTTACCCTCTCTCTCGGCTGCCAATGTCCTCATTGCTGTGGGAACCATCATCATGGTGATTGGTTGTCTTGGTTGTGTGGGAGCAGTCAAAGAGAGCCGTCCTCTACTTCTAAGT TTCTTCATTCTGCTCCTTGTGATTTTCCTGTTGGAGATTCTGTCCATCATCCTCTGCTTTGCTTACCAGAACCAG atTGACCAGTATGCTCAAAGTGACCTGAAAAAAGGCCTTCAGCTCTTTGGAACAGAGGGAAACATTGGCCTAACCAATGCCTGGAGCATTGTCCAGACTGAT TTCCGCTGCTGTGGGGTGACTAATCACACAGATTGGTTTGAGGTGTATAATGCCACACGTGTGCCTGACTCCTGCTGTTTGGAATACAGTGATAACTGTGGCCTGGAGAACCCTGGGACATGGTGGACTGCG ccATGCTACGAGCGAGTGAAAGGATGGCTCCAGGAGAATTTGGTGGCTCTGTGGATATTTGCTCTGTGTACAGCTCTAACACAG ATTCTAGGGCTGGTGTTCTCCATGACGCTCTTCTGTCAGGCAGTGAAAGTGGAAACATTCTATGCTTAG